From a region of the Mercurialis annua linkage group LG1-X, ddMerAnnu1.2, whole genome shotgun sequence genome:
- the LOC126670482 gene encoding uncharacterized protein LOC126670482 produces the protein MVKSVANKNSGLLKSVEERALSKKAADEKKQQRVPYFHKDCISDILIRLPLQSLQSTRFVCKPWYNIINSPIFIDAHLRRSESVLIYLTPIPNERPYHYSAKSKPSEEQTNFSVEASLLQSNHVSIFREPSVSRAPKYCIQFVEFIEGKGKIGEYNVSCLGNIRASCNGLILLDNQVKKGGGTVVMNPATRKLLALPLGTICRPEHESYGFVFNDAAGEYKVVHLFWDELRYVNCETLKIGERFWKEVNGPSFGLFSWFGHVPVSAIGALHWLPQIGLNDYLVSMEMDGDMFHTVQLPKSCRMYDRIIEMGGFLCLVTHEELSIDIWNLKNLSGDVWTKQYSITRGSVLDMVPLLSLRISGDLMFKRSEDESLYTYDFEFEEMRKVEMENKSLSAYSRYLPHVNSLVSWMKPKDASD, from the coding sequence ATGGTCAAATCGGTGGCAAACAAGAATTCGGGGTTGCTAAAATCTGTAGAAGAGAGAGCCCTGTCTAAGAAGGCGGCAGATGAGAAGAAGCAGCAACGTGTTCCTTATTTTCATAAAGATTGCATCTCAGATATTCTTATCCGGCTTCCTCTTCAGTCGCTTCAGAGTACCAGATTTGTTTGTAAGCCATGGTACAATATAATTAACAGCCCTATTTTCATTGATGCGCATCTTCGTCGCTCTGAATCCGTGTTGATATATCTAACACCGATTCCAAATGAAAGACCGTACCATTATTCTGCAAAATCAAAACCTTCAGAAGAACAAACTAACTTCTCAGTTGAAGCAAGTCTCCTTCAATCGAACCATGTTTCCATTTTTCGAGAACCGTCTGTTAGTCGAGCGCCAAAATATTGTATCCAGTTTGTGGAATTTATAGAGGGAAAGGGCAAGATTGGAGAGTATAATGTGAGTTGCCTAGGAAACATTAGAGCCTCATGCAATGGCCTAATTTTGCTTGATAATCAAGTGAAGAAAGGCGGAGGAACGGTAGTCATGAATCCAGCGACAAGAAAGCTTCTCGCACTTCCTCTAGGAACTATATGTCGTCCTGAGCATGAATCTTATGGTTTTGTGTTTAATGATGCTGCCGGAGAATATAAAGTAGTCCACTTGTTTTGGGATGAGTTGCGATATGTCAATTGTGAGACGTTAAAGATCGGTGAGAGATTTTGGAAGGAAGTGAATGGACCTTCATTTGGACTTTTTAGCTGGTTCGGACATGTACCTGTTTCAGCAATCGGAGCATTGCACTGGCTTCCTCAAATTGGTCTTAACGACTACTTGGTTTCGATGGAAATGGATGGTGATATGTTTCATACTGTACAACTCCCTAAGAGTTGCAGAATGTACGATAGGATTATTGAAATGGGCGGTTTCTTATGCCTCGTAACTCACGAAGAACTGAGCATAGATATATGGAACTTGAAGAATTTATCCGGGGATGTTTGGACGAAACAGTATAGCATCACTAGAGGTAGTGTTCTCGACATGGTTCCGCTGTTGAGTTTGAGAATCAGTGGAGATCTAATGTTCAAGAGGAGTGAAGATGAATCGCTTTACACTTATGATTTCGAATTCGAAGAAATGAGAAAGGTTGAGATGGAAAATAAGTCGTTATCGGCTTATAGTAGGTACTTGCCTCATGTAAACAGCCTTGTTTCATGGATGAAACCTAAGGATGCATCTGATTGA
- the LOC126672945 gene encoding vesicle transport protein GOT1-like has translation MLSFEMNDRKKIGIGLTGFGIFFSFLGIIFFFDKGFLAMGNILFLSGLSLTIGLKSTMQFFIKRQNFKGTISFGSGFFLIVIGWPIIGMMLEAYGFIILFSGFWPTLSVFLQKIPVLGWVFQLPFFRSLFDRQRGRRVPV, from the exons ATGTTGTCCTTTGAAATGAATGACAGGAAAA AGATTGGGATAGGCTTGACaggatttggaatttttttttcatttttgggaATTATCTTCTTCTTTGACAAGGGATTCCTTGCAATGGGAAAT ATCCTGTTCCTCTCAGGGCTGAGTTTAACCATTGGTCTGAAGTCCACCATGCAATTTTTTATCAAACGCCAAAATTTCAAG GGAACCATTTCATTTGGTTCTGGCTTCTTTTTAATTGTCATAGGCTGGCCAATTATAGGTATGATGTTGGAAGCATATGGCTTCATAATACTTTTCAG TGGTTTCTGGCCAACCTTGTCTGTCTTTTTGCAAAAGATACCTGTTCTTGGCTGGGTTTTCCAACTACCATTTTTCAGATCA CTCTTTGATCGGCAACGGGGCAGACGGGTGCCTGTATAA